The following are encoded in a window of Bacillus sp. SORGH_AS_0510 genomic DNA:
- a CDS encoding ferredoxin family protein has product MSTKNIEEKQYLLRFKCDTKSHLTVLDHDVCMTQCPDKLCTVFCPAEVYKWEGTRMQVGYEGCHECGSCRIGCPYQNIKWEYPKGGHGIVFRLA; this is encoded by the coding sequence ATGTCAACGAAGAATATCGAAGAAAAACAGTATCTTCTCCGTTTTAAGTGTGACACGAAATCGCATTTGACCGTGCTCGATCATGATGTGTGTATGACCCAATGTCCTGATAAGCTATGTACAGTATTTTGCCCAGCAGAAGTGTACAAGTGGGAAGGAACAAGGATGCAGGTTGGCTACGAAGGCTGTCATGAATGTGGAAGCTGCCGGATTGGTTGTCCATATCAAAACATTAAATGGGAATATCCTAAGGGTGGCCATGGAATCGTATTTAGATTGGCTTAG
- a CDS encoding FAD-dependent oxidoreductase: MPEKFDVIVVGAGPAGTACALTCARNGLNVLLIERGEYPGAKNVMGGVLYRKQMEELIPEFWKEAPLERPVIEQRFWMMDKESVVSFGYKGLEWGVEPYNNFTVLRAQFDQWFAQKAVQAGALLINETVVTECIVENGKVVGVRTDRPDGEVYADVVVLADGVNSLLSKQLGFHKEFRPDEVALTVMEVVNLPKEKINDRFNLEDGQGCTIEIFGDSTKGNLGTAFIYTNKESINIGVGTTLSSMIKAKLKPYELLDYLKTHPMVKPLIAGGESAEYLAHLIPEGGYRSVPKVAGNGVVVVGDAAQLVNAIHREGSNMAMHSGMLAAETVIEAKHRGDFSESSLNLYREKLYDSFIIKDLEKYKDAAHTFEKYPQYFNEYVPMMNKAMSKFFTVDGTPKREKQKQIMKSVTSERGTIRVLQDIYRAWKAVK; the protein is encoded by the coding sequence ATGCCTGAAAAATTTGATGTGATTGTGGTTGGGGCGGGACCTGCGGGTACAGCCTGTGCTCTTACGTGTGCAAGGAATGGCTTAAACGTGTTACTGATTGAACGTGGAGAATATCCAGGTGCCAAAAACGTAATGGGTGGTGTGCTATACCGAAAACAAATGGAAGAGTTAATTCCTGAGTTTTGGAAGGAAGCACCTCTAGAGAGGCCTGTGATTGAACAGCGTTTCTGGATGATGGATAAAGAATCTGTCGTTTCATTCGGTTACAAAGGTCTTGAATGGGGTGTAGAGCCGTATAATAACTTTACTGTTCTTCGAGCGCAATTTGACCAATGGTTTGCTCAAAAAGCCGTCCAGGCAGGAGCACTTCTTATCAACGAAACTGTTGTAACTGAGTGTATTGTTGAAAATGGTAAGGTGGTAGGTGTGCGTACGGACCGCCCAGATGGAGAAGTATACGCGGATGTTGTAGTGCTTGCTGACGGAGTAAACTCACTCTTATCCAAACAGTTGGGCTTCCATAAAGAATTCCGACCAGATGAAGTAGCACTAACCGTTATGGAAGTGGTTAATTTACCAAAAGAAAAGATTAATGACAGATTTAACCTTGAAGATGGTCAAGGTTGTACGATTGAAATCTTTGGGGATTCAACAAAAGGAAATCTTGGAACAGCCTTTATTTACACAAATAAAGAAAGTATTAACATTGGGGTAGGTACCACACTTTCTAGTATGATTAAAGCGAAATTAAAGCCGTATGAGCTGCTAGATTACTTGAAAACACACCCTATGGTAAAACCTTTAATTGCTGGTGGAGAATCGGCAGAATATCTTGCCCATCTCATCCCAGAAGGCGGGTACCGCTCCGTTCCTAAGGTAGCTGGAAATGGAGTAGTCGTTGTTGGTGATGCTGCTCAGTTAGTTAATGCCATTCACCGTGAAGGTTCAAACATGGCGATGCATTCTGGTATGTTAGCCGCTGAAACTGTAATAGAGGCGAAACATCGGGGAGATTTCTCAGAGTCTAGTTTAAATCTTTACCGTGAAAAATTATATGATAGTTTCATTATTAAAGATTTAGAGAAATATAAGGATGCTGCACATACGTTTGAGAAGTATCCACAATACTTCAATGAATATGTACCAATGATGAATAAGGCCATGAGCAAATTCTTTACCGTAGATGGTACGCCAAAACGGGAAAAGCAAAAGCAGATTATGAAGAGCGTCACTTCGGAAAGAGGAACGATTCGAGTATTGCAAGATATTTATCGTGCTTGGAAGGCGGTGAAATAA
- a CDS encoding electron transfer flavoprotein subunit alpha/FixB family protein, whose translation MNLDDYRGVWVFIEQSDGKIEGVSLELLGAGRKLADKLQVPLAGFLLGNEIKPLANQVISYGADVVYVIDHPVLKQYRTESYMRGVMLLALKYMPEIILYGATPNGKDLASAVATDLNTGLTADTTMLDVDTTNRLLEASRPAFGGNIMATILCKKHRPQMATVRPKVMKALEPNLNRIGEIIEEKISLQEEDMRTKVLQIVNDVTKKANLAEAHVIVCGGKGMGDLQNFQLIHELADTIGASVGGTRDVVEAGWLPHEQQVGQTGETVTPKIYFAIGISGAIQHVVGMKNSEFIIAINKDPNASIFDVATYGIVGDAIEIVPKLIEQFKQLRIEKGGELSYA comes from the coding sequence ATGAATCTAGACGATTATCGTGGAGTCTGGGTCTTTATCGAACAATCTGATGGAAAGATTGAAGGTGTATCACTAGAGTTGCTTGGGGCCGGCAGGAAGCTGGCTGATAAACTCCAAGTTCCATTAGCAGGTTTTTTACTCGGAAATGAGATCAAACCTTTAGCGAACCAGGTGATATCCTATGGTGCTGATGTGGTGTATGTCATTGACCATCCAGTGTTAAAACAGTATCGGACTGAGTCTTATATGAGAGGGGTTATGCTACTGGCTCTAAAATACATGCCAGAGATTATCCTTTATGGTGCAACACCAAATGGAAAGGACTTAGCTAGCGCTGTGGCAACCGATTTAAATACGGGGTTAACTGCGGATACGACAATGCTGGATGTAGATACCACTAATAGATTGCTAGAAGCAAGCAGACCGGCTTTTGGCGGAAATATTATGGCAACCATCCTTTGTAAAAAACACCGTCCGCAAATGGCTACAGTAAGGCCGAAAGTGATGAAGGCTTTAGAACCGAATCTAAATAGAATTGGAGAAATCATCGAAGAAAAGATTTCACTTCAAGAAGAGGATATGCGTACAAAAGTACTCCAAATTGTGAATGACGTAACAAAAAAAGCCAATTTAGCAGAGGCACATGTCATCGTATGTGGTGGAAAAGGTATGGGAGATCTACAAAACTTCCAGCTTATACATGAGTTAGCAGATACAATAGGTGCCAGTGTTGGCGGTACACGCGATGTGGTAGAAGCTGGATGGCTCCCGCACGAACAGCAAGTGGGTCAAACAGGAGAAACAGTTACACCAAAAATTTATTTTGCCATCGGTATTTCTGGAGCTATACAACATGTTGTCGGTATGAAGAATTCCGAATTCATCATCGCAATCAACAAGGATCCGAATGCTTCAATTTTTGATGTTGCGACTTATGGAATTGTAGGAGACGCTATAGAAATTGTCCCTAAACTTATCGAGCAATTTAAGCAACTCAGAATAGAAAAAGGCGGTGAATTAAGCTATGCCTGA